One Cyclopterus lumpus isolate fCycLum1 chromosome 7, fCycLum1.pri, whole genome shotgun sequence DNA window includes the following coding sequences:
- the LOC117733149 gene encoding trypsin-3, with amino-acid sequence MISKNMALLRSSTVLLFLAVSVSETFAQRIIGGQEVKPYSIKYQASLQSRNGQHYCGGTLVHPQWVVSAAHCWRPSSQMKVVLSEHNLMLTEGFEQVFDVLQLHFNNYNYKTSTNDIMLIKLDRPAQLNANVQPAELPDVNIRLGPNDGCTVSGWGVIQIYSNYLSPVLRSVHVKLMPFCYYYYWGMITPNMLCAGSRMGGKDSCQGDSGGPLICNGKFEGIVSWGISCANPYFPGVYTKVRNNVIWIDRIINH; translated from the exons ATGATAAGTAAAAACATGGCTCTGCTGCGAAGCTCTACTGTGCTGTTGTTTTTGGCAGTCTCTGTGTCAG AGACATTTGCACAGAGGATCATTGGGGGACAGGAGGTCAAGCCCTACTCTATCAAATATCAGGCCTCCTTGCAGTCCAGGAATGGACAACATTACTGTGGAGGAACCTTGGTGCACCCTCAATGGGTGGTCTCTGCTGCCCACTGCTGGAGACC GAGCAGTCAGATGAAGGTGGTGCTGAGTGAACACAACCTGATGTTGACAGAAGGATTTGAACAGGTCTTTGATGTCTTACAGTTACATTTCAACAACTATAACTACAAGACTTCAACAAACGACATCATGCTCATCAAG CTGGATAGACCAGCACAGCTGAATGCCAATGTCCAGCCAGCTGAACTGCCAGATGTGAACATTCGTCTTGGTCCCAATGACGGCTGCACAGTCAGCGGCTGGGGTGTGATACAGATTTACAGTAACTACCTCTCACCTGTGCTACGTTCTGTGCACGTAAAACTAATGCCTTtctgctattattattactggGGGATGATCACTCCAAACATGTTATGTGCTGGATCTCGGATGGGTGGCAAAGATTCCTGCCAG GGTGACTCTGGTGGTCCCCTTATTTGCAATGGCAAATTTGAGGGCATTGTCTCCTGGGGTATCAGCTGTGCAAATCCATACTTCCCTGGAGTCTACACCAAAGTGAGGAACAATGTCATTTGGATCGACAGGATTATCAATCATTAA
- the LOC117733146 gene encoding trypsin, translating to MDLSSLVLCILFEVLAVNCQEVGRGRIVGGYAPVPHSIKYIVSIQSTQRQHLCGGSLINKFWVITAAHCNIGVNKMMIVAGDYSLTIYEGTEQEMLPQLLFPHPEYNTTTTNNDIMLIKLRAPAYLNSYVSIALLPRQGASIAVGRVCRVSGWGYTSASGGQIPSTLRTVMLPIVSTEQCNSSESFGGSITENMLCAGFSTGGKDACQGDSGGPLVCEGRVYGLVSWGKGCAEAQFPGVYTAVSKFRRWIDTTIFSYYSRCNKD from the exons ATGGACCTGTCATCTTTAGTGCTTTGTATCCTGTTTGAAGTCCTGGCTGTAAACT GTCAAGAGGTGGGACGGGGACGAATAGTGGGAGGATATGCACCAGTTCCACATTCAATCAAGTACATTGTGTCGATACAGTCAACACAACGTCAGCACTTATGTGGGGGCTCCTTGATAAATAAGTTCTGGGTAATCACAGCAGCACACTGTAACATTGG AGTAAACAAAATGATGATAGTAGCAGGAGACTACTCTCTAACCATCTACGAGGGCACGGAGCAAGAAATGCTTCCTCAACTTTTGTTTCCCCACCCTGAgtacaacaccaccaccaccaacaatgACATCATGCTTATAAAG CTGAGGGCCCCGGCCTATCTGAACAGCTACGTCTCCATCGCTCTGCTGCCCCGGCAGGGTGCCTCCATAGCAGTGGGCAGAGTGTGTCGAGTGTCAGGGTGGGGATACACCAGCGCCAGTGGAGGTCAGATCCCCTCCACCCTCCGCACTGTCATGCTGCCCATCGTCTCCACAGAACAGTGCAACAGCAGTGAGTCTTTTGGCGGCAGCATCACAGAAAACATGCTGTGTGCTGGTTTCAGTACTGGTGGAAAGGATGCCTGTCAG GGGGATTCTGGGGGTCCACTTGTATGTGAGGGCCGGGTCTATGGCTTGGTGTCCTGGGGGAAAGGATGTGCTGAGGCCCAGTTTCCTGGAGTCTACACTGCTGTGTCCAAGTTCCGCAGGTGGATAGACACCACCATATTTAGCTACTACAGCAGGTGCAACAAGGATTAA